Within the Microcebus murinus isolate Inina chromosome 16, M.murinus_Inina_mat1.0, whole genome shotgun sequence genome, the region ATCAAGTGGGACCATTCTGATGGTCTCAGGCGGTCCCAGCTCAAATGAAAGGCTCGACTCTTTCAGCAGGTGTCCTGTTTCTATACCAATAGTTTTCTCAATTTCACATCAACTTGGTTTAAAAACATTATCTTATGCGAAACTTGATCCAAAGGTTTCTTCTCCATGTGGACACTTGTCCAGGTTCTTGTCCATCCCCTTGAAGGATGCCAGATTCCCTCTGCCTAGAGTGTCTCTCTGAGCCCTCTGCCTGCTCCCGCTGTGGACATGGGCGGGGCACATGGGGCCCAGAGCCTCCTAGTCATTGGGACCTGCTGGCGTGGTGGGAACAGCACAGAGCACCTGAGGTTGCACTTCCAGGGACACTGGGCATGTCACCCCAGCACTGCTGTCCCGGTTGAACAGGGTGACTTTGTTGGGCTCACTTTGGAGTGTGGCTCACAGGGAATAGACCATGAAGAgctgtattattttcattctggGAGCAGGCATCTTCCCCTTCCTCTGAGAGGGTTCAGGGCCACAGTGGGCAGCTGAGACGGTGGCTCATGGGCACCTGGTCTGAAAGGGCAAGAAGTCCAGCTGTGGTGCTGAACGGACAGCTCCCTTGCCTTTGTCCTACATGGCATCAGGGCCCAAGGCCAGCCTCACATGGGCAGTGAGtgtgtgtctggtgagggccttgttTCATCTTGGGGTGGCCACTCTCACATcagagaggacagaggagggTCTGGGTCCAAGTCTGCGGCCCAAGAAAGAGATGCTCACAGAGGCTTTGTGGCTGTCTGGCCCCAGTCACGAGTGTGGTCAACCTCATCTACCTGAGCCAGCGGGTGAGAGGCAAcgaggaagagggaggcagaagcaggtggggcagagggagatgAGAGGATGAGAGTCAGAAAGAGACACtctgagagaaagagacaccccccccccaggacaGAAAGACGCAGACAGTGACTGACGGAGCCAGAAAGAGAAGGAtgaacagagacccagagagataGGGGCAGAGTCTTAGCCTGTTTGGGCTGCTCTAACAAGACACCTGAGACGGGgtggtggtttataaacaacagaaatttatttctcacagttctggaggctgggaaatcaaGATCAAGATTTGGTGCCCgttgagggcctgcttcctggtacGCAGGCAGGCAGCTGTCTTCTTGCTGCGTCCTCAGCAAGGGGTCTCTCTGGGGTCCCTGTCATCCCATTCAGGAGAGCCCCACCCTCCTGGTcacccccaaaggccccacctcttaacaccGTCATGCTGGGGGCAGGGTTTCAACACACGGATTTGGGGGGAACGCAAACATTCGGACCACAGCAGGCAGGGAGAAGCATACACAAGAGCAAAAGATGGGGACGGGGACACAGACCAGCACAGAAGAGCGAGACTCGCAGACATGCAGAGATAGAGACGGGGGAGAGGAAAgcgaggcagagacagagagaaccaGAAGGGAGCAATGCTCGGGGGAGTCAGAGCCCCAGGCTAGGGGTGTAGAGGGTCAGAGATGTGGACACAAAAGAGGGCGTGGTGAGCGGCCATGCATCCCACAGGGACAGTtggcagaggcagggagcagagggaaaAATGGGGGCCTAGGGGGCAGGACTGGGCAGTGGGGGTGAGGGTGCCTGCTCAGCTTGGCTTGTGCCCGCAGCCTACAAGGAGAAGATGAAGGAACTGTCGGTGCTGTCGCTCATCTGCTCCTGCTTCTACACACAGCCACACCCCAACACCATCTACCAGTACGGGGGTGAGTGTGCCCTGGCTGCAGCTGGCCCTGTCCAGCAGGACCTGCCCACCTTCCCTTGTCCCTTGCCTCTCTCGGCCTTTCTGAACACCCCTGGCCTGGCTGGCTTCTAGAGAGGGAGGTTCTGGGGAGCTGTCCTGGGGGCTGAGGCCTGCACCCCCTCCCTGAGCCCACCCCCTCTGGTTGGGCCTCCTGAAGCCCCTGTCTGGTCTTGCCCTGCAGACATGGAGGTGAAGCAGCTGGACAAGCGGGCCTCTGGCCAAAGCTTCGAGGTCATCCTCAAGTCTCCTTCTGACCTGTCGCCGGAGAGCCCTGTGCTTTCCTCCCCGCCCAAGAAGAAGGACACCTCCCTGGAGGAGCTGCAGAAACGGCTGGAGGCAGCTGAGGAGCGGAGAAAGGCAAGGAGACCCCCACCGCACTCCAGGCCGTGGAAGACAGGCCCCAAAGTGCAGGGTGCCCCAAGCCCCCTGCTTGGCCAGAGCATTGGCCCGGGGCAGAGAGGGATGCCTGGCTCCTTGGACCTCAGATCAGAATGGGATGAGAGGGGGGGGCGTCCCAGCGTGGCAGCCAGTGGTCTCCAGGACGGAGCCTGGGACACCAGGTGGGGGCAGCCCTCTCCCAGGCAGGAAAGTGAGAAGGAAAGGCCTTGCATCTGAGGACCCAGAGTTGGGGGCTGCTGGGGAGCTTGTTGGGGCCCTGGGAGAAGTGAGTGTGGACTCCGGGCCCCTTCCTGCTGCTTCCCCGCACACTGGCCCCTGTGAGACTGAAGTGCCCAGAGAGAAGACTGTGCTCTGTGGGGTGCCACCCTGGAGCCCATGGCCATCGGGCAGGGGAAGTGGCTCCGTCCCACTCTTAGCAGGCCCCAGGGAGACCTGGGAACCCAGGCTGCATGGGGCAGATTAATAGGGACTGGCACAGGCAGCCCATCccccagcagggccaggcagcGCGGGGCCAACAGCCCTTGGGGACCCTGGGGACTCAGACCTGGAGTGTGGGAAGCACCTGCTGGGGGCTCAGAGGGCGGATGTGTGGGGAAGAGAGGCGGAGAGAGCTCAGTGGCAGCCCACAGGTTTACAATTTTCTGCTCTCCCTCTGCGTTCCCTGAACTTCAGAGGGGCAGACAGCAGGACCGGGCTCGCCTTGCCATGCAGGCCAGGCCGCCTGGCCTACGAGCAGAGAGGCAGCTCTCCAGCCAAAAGCGCAAGCGCGAAGGGGTCTCCTAGCAAGCGGGACTTTCAGTGCCAAAGCCTGGGAAGTCTCAGGCAAAGCGGTCAGCCAAGGTGGTCACCCTGGCTGACGGCAGGACAGCGTAGGCCCGCGCTCTTGGAGCACACGTGACGGGGGCAGCGGGCAGGGTAGTGGGCACTGGGTGGAGCAGGGACAGCCGGGCAGTGACGGTCAGCTGGGAGCAGAGGAAGGGCTGATCcgggaggggccctgggggcaCGGAGGCCCCCTCCCTGCCGGCCCTCGCAGACAGCCCCGGGGTCCAGGCACCCGCTGAGGCTGCGAGCAGGTGCGGGCGCCCGGCAAGGGCGTGGGTAGGTGCGGGCTGCGGGCGTGCGGGCTGATCTCCGCTCACGTGCGCGCCTGGTGCAGACGCAGGAGGCGCAGGTGCTGAAGCAGCTGGCGGAGCGGCGCGAGCACGAGCGCGAGGTGCTGCACAAGGCGCTGGAGGAGAACAGCAACTTCAGCCGCCAGGCGGAGGAGAAGCTCAACCACAAGATGGAGCTCAGCAGGGAGCTCCGCGAGGCGCACCTGGCCGCGCTGCGCGAGCGGCTGCGCGAGAAggtgcgggcgggcgggcgtgcaCAGGCACTAACTCGGGAGCGCGCGAAGCGCGCACGTGCCGGGGCGAGCTGCCGGCGGGCGGGGCTGCTTGGGGTGGGGCCGCCCCCAGGGCCCTGGTCCGTGGTCCCCGGCCACCGCCCTGCTCAGACCGCGGGAGGGGCGCGGCCCCCTCGTCAGACCCCCTGGGGCGGCCTCTGCTGCCCTCTCCCGGGCGTCCGCGAgtcccaggcccagccccgcccacctGTCCCCGCAGGAGCTGCACGCGGCCGAGGTGCGCAGGAACAAGGAGCAGCGGGAGGAGATGTCCGGCTAAGGGCCCTGGACGCGGCGGTGGCGCCTGGACCCCGAGAGGAGACAAAAACACGTTCGGGTTTTGGTTTCGTTTTGTTCAACCTGTCTAGATGCAACTTTTgttcctgctcccctcccccacactcccGGCTTCATGCTTTGCTTCCTGCGCCCAGAGCTGTCCGGTCTTTGTGGCGAGCTGGCCACGCTTCCCCGGCGGGGCCCCCAGGCGTGCGACGCGGCCTCAGTCCAGACGCCAGGCCGAGCCGTGGCCGGCGGTGGCCAGGGTCCCCTCGGGGCCGTTTCCGTGGGTGCGGTGGAGACCTAGACGCAGCGGAGCCACGATTCAGGGGCCTGACGCTGGGCTGCCTGCTCATCAGGAGGCATGTGCTGCGAGCTGGCTGCCCACCGGACAGCAGGCAGGGGCTAGGCACCTGCGCGTCCTGTGGGGAGGGCTCCGCATGGGGAGGGGAGTGGCCTTGGAGGAAAGCGCTGGGCTAAGAATGACCactgggcaggtggggtgggtcTCCCTGTCACTGAGGCCGCCCTGGGCGCCTGGGTGCCAGGAACTTTTTGAAActggcgggtgggggtggggggctgcggCACTCTCTAATGTGGTTGGTTGCACTGACCACCTGGCCTGAGATGGGCACCCTGGGCCTTCCTGGGAGCCTGCACTCATCTTACAGGGCTGGTGCaggtggatggggtggggggcatgTCCTGGCCTGAGTCTGCTTGGAGTGGGCATTCTCTGCCAGGGACCCATGAGCAGGCTGCTATGGTGGTCTAGAGGGTTGTGGGCAGCATGGAcgcccctgtccccccacccacTTCGAAGAGCCCCTGGCCCAGGCACCTGTGTGGGACAGTCCCACCACCCCTTCCCCCAGGGCTTTGCATGAGCCCTTGAAGACCTGTCCTCACAGCCCTTTGGAGTCCTGCCCCGTCCCTGTACTCTGCTCCCCTAGGATGGTGCTCTGGCCCGGGGttctcaggctggcctccaggCAGGTGTGGCAGGTGTGAGTGGCAGCTGCAAGTCCTCTTTAGAGACCCCCAAGAGGGATTCTGCAGGACCAGCTGCCTGCAGATTCCAATGTCGGAAGGGCAGGGAGCAGGATTCCCAAGCCAGCCCCTCACTACCCCTGGTCCATTTTTGAAATTCCTCGAGGGAGGGGCTGTGGGTTGGACACCTGGCCCTAGGCCTCCACTGCCAACAGCCTCCTAGGCTGGGTTCCTGTCCCTCACCCCAGGGGCCTGCAGATCCCCTATGTTGGCCTTTGAGGATGGCCACCCGCCTGGGTGAAAGGGAGCCTGTCTTTGTGCCACTGCAACACTCCCTTCTCCATGGCAACCCCTCCCACAGATGAACGTCAGGGCAGGgtccctgctgcccgtctgcttGGTGTGAAGTGTGAGGGGGACAGACAGACTCCAAGTGCTCTCATGGCCCAGAGCCAGGGCCCCAGAAACCAGGTGGCTCCAGCCCCCAAGCCCTCAGCCTCCATCCTACAGAAATCCCATGGCAGGGGCACTGCCAGGGGTCTTCTGGGGCCAAGCCAGAGATCATGGGTGGGTACTCCTCCCCTACAGTGGGCTTAGGGGTACTGCGCAGGGACCCACAGccccctctctgtccccaccaaCACAACCTCCGGAGGGAGCAACAAGCCAGGATCGGAACCCAGCTGTGCTCACATGTGCATTTTGTGGGACACAGAAAGGGAAGCAGAAAGGAAACCGAGGGTTGGAATCTCGCGGCTGGTGGCAGCTCTCTCATAGCAGAAGCCTAGTATAATATGCACCCATCTCATCCACGTAGTGAACTTGAAAATTAAATCAATGAACAATTAAAGGAGAACCTGTGTGTTTAAGAAGTGGCTTAACTGTCCCAGTGTGTGCTCTGTGTctgtggggttgggggtgggctGTGAGCTCACTGAGTGTCTGCTCCACGTGGAACTCCAGGCTGGAGCCAGTGTGAATCTCGTTTTTATCACCACGAGGATGCATTGTTCTAGTGATAGTGGCAATTTTCAGAAATGAGCATGTGAAGGACATGCAAGCCCACTTTCCTCTCTGGAGCCCaaggggtggaggccagggaggaggtgAGGCCCACTGCTGGGCATGGGGCTGGCTGGGGCCACCCCCGCTGCCCCCCAGGGCCCAGCTTCTCCCAAGGAGCTTCCTGCTGGCCCAGGACTGAGCCTGGGGCCATGAGTCTTCCTGAGGTGGGGGAGCCACTGGCCCCCAAGGGTGTGCCCTGCAGCTCTCAGTCTAGACCAGGACGGGGCCTGGAGcaacaaaaggagaaaaggggacACCCTGACTGGTGGACCTGCCTGTCCCACGCAGCCAGCGGGGCGCCCAGTGGGGGCGCCGCCCAGGAAGGAGGCAGGTCTGTGGTGGACATCCACACTGCCCGGCCGAAGCCCGGCCTGGAACGGTCCTGGCCCTCCCCTGGGTCAGCTCTCACCATCACCACTCCTTCCCCACTCCACGGAGACGTGGGAGTCGGGACCCAGGACACACGGCCCCTGAAGGGAGCGGAGACGCGAGAGGTCGCAGGGGATGACATGTGGCAGGGTGAGAGAGGAAACTGCCGGAAATATTTTCATAAGGTGTGAGCTCTGCATGCCTGTGTCTGGGGTACGCAGACACGTGCACAACACACGAGCACACATGGGCCTGGCCCCTCACAAGGCCAGGCTGACCGCAGGCCACGGCCCAATTCTTAGGGGGATGGTGACAGTCATCCTGTGGTGCCTCCAACATCAGACAGGGACAGGAACCCTGAACACACTGACCAGCTTTACCctaacaaacaaaagcaaagtaCCCCTGCTGGGAAGCCAGGTGGAGCTAACTACCTCTTAACTGGATAGGTCCGTGAAGCAACCAACGTCATCTCTCAGTGCCTGTAGGGCAGGCACAGGGGTCTCATGGTGTAGTCAGGGTGTTGAGCACACGGTGactggcaggaggcctcagtccCTCACCACATGGACCCTCTACATGGCCGTTTGAGGGTCGTCACAACAGGGCTGCTGGGCCCCAGAGCCAGTGGTCCAAGAGGGAGCAGGTGGGAAGAGGCACATTCTGACCCTGGAAGTCTCATTCTCTTTGTTAGCAGTGAGTCCCTAAGCACACCCCCCCCCCTCCAGGGAGGAGTGTTAggctccactttttttttttttttttttttggagacagagtcttgcactgTCATcctggatggagtgcagtggcatcatcacagctcactgcagcctccaactcctgggctcaagtgatcctcctgcctcagcctcctgagtggctaggactacaggcatgcgccaccatgcccggctaattttttctatatgtttttagctgtccaagtaatttctttctatttttagtagagacagggcctcagaCTTGAttaggctggtctcggactcctgagctcaaacgatccacctgcctcggcctcccagagtgctaggattacaggtgtgagtcaccacacacagctttttttttttttttttttttttttatttcggcatattatgggggtacagattttaaggtttcaataaatgcccatttcccccctacccccaagcttttttttttttttttgagacattgtcttgCACCGTCACCCAGGGtggactgcagtggtgtcatcacagctcacagaagcctccaactcctgggctcaagcgatcctcctgcctcagtcccctgagtggctgggaccacaggtgccaCCACGCCggcttctttgtcttttatgaccttgTACTTTTGAAGAATATTGATCAGTCATTTTGCCAAACGTCcttcagtttgggtttgtctaatgttttctcatgattggaCTGGGTTATGCATTCTTGGCAAGAGTATTAGAAAATGACGTGTGTCCCTAGTGAATTATCTTCCAGGGGTCCTGGCACCAGCATGTCCTGTTATTGGTGACATTGACCTGGTTTCTACACTTTTAAACTACCTTTCCCTttgtagttaataaatatttggagagGCAGCATGGCTGACCCcgagatgtccatgtcctaatccacGGAATCTGGGAATGTGTTTGGCCACATGGAAAAGGGGAATGGAACTAAGGCTACAGACAGGAGGGAGCTTGCTCATCAGTCAACTTTAAAACGAGGAGACTGCCCTGGATCATCCGACGGGCCTTGTGTCACGAGGTCCTTAAAagtggaggcaggagagtcagtgTCAGGGGGAGAGGCCCGCTGCAGTAGAGGCTGGGCCAAGAGCCGAGGGATGTTCGTTCTCTCTAGGCACTAGGAAAGGACGGATTCTCCCCTGACCTTCCAGAAGAACCAGCCCTGCAGATACCTTGGTTTAGCGAGCCAGTGAGGCCAGGATGGACTTCTGACCGGCAGAGCAGTAAGAGAatgcatttgcattttcctggcaCTAAGTCTGAGGAAACGTGTTATGGCAGCAGTAGAAAAGTACTGTAAGTATCCTGGAGATGTTTTGAGACCATGCAAATCTTGTGACACCTCACAGTCTCTCCCACTGCTTTTAGCACCTGTCTGTAACAGACAATAGTGATTTTCTAGTTCCTtccatgcttattttttatttatttatttattttttgagacagagtcttgctttgttgcccaggctagagtgagtgccgtggcgttagcctagctcacagcaacctcaatctcctgggctcaagcaatcctattgcctcagcctcccgagtagctgggactacaggcacatgccaccatgcctggctaatatatatatatatatatatattagttggccaattaatttctttctacttttatagtagagacggggtctcgctcaggctggttttgaactcctaaccttgagcaatccgcccgcctcggcctcccagagtgctaggattacaagcgtaagccaccgcgcccggcctccttccaCGCTTATTAATTGGAATTCCACTGTCAGAAAGAGCAGCCCTGTCTCCCCACTTACCCGATTATGTATTTCTATCCATGTGGACTCAGTATTTATTCCACGCTGGGGTTAGGGTCTGGTACTGTCCTCACGGCCAAGCTCCAGCTGGTGGGAGCCCGCAAGCTGGTTCCTCTGTCCTCCATCAAGGCTCCGTCTTTCTCCGAGGACCACCCTGTTTTCCAGGTGCTCATCAAACACCAGCTGGGCTGTTATAACAGAAATACCTATACCAGGTGCTCAtcaacaacaggaatttattgctAACtgctctggaagctggaagtccaagatgaagatGCCAGCAGGTTTGGCGTCTGATGAGGGCTTCCTCGTTTATGGATGGTGCCTTCCCATGTCCTCACGTAGGGCAGGGCATGAGGGGTCTCTCTGGGGCcccttttataagagcactaatcccattcaggagAGTCCCTGTGGAGACAGCGGCCCTCCCTGGAGGCTCCCTCGCCTGTCTCAGCAGACTCAGGACTGACTTCAGGCTTTGGAGTAAACAGAAGCTGTAACTCTCAGTAGGCTGCAGCTTTCAAACTTTCAGTGTTTATGACCCAGAACTTAAAAACCTCATGGGTCTGGTTCACCCCTGTGCCTTCACACTGTGGTGGTCTGGCCTCCTGCTCCCGGCCTCCCTGGAAGCCGGGTCTGCAGGAGGAACTGGGGATGGGgtcccagggaaggagggagaggcaggccctgccccttcccagaCAGGTGCGATGCAGCCAGCGGCCCGGTTCCTGGAGCCCTCCAGCACTGCCCTTCGACTCCACTGGCATTTATTTCCAAAACGTGAAGACAAGCAAACTCCAATGACGAACTCACAGACTGTGCACACCTTTCATATTTACCAGATGATAATTAAAACAGCAACACTCACAAGGGCtcaatagtttaatttttaaaggctttCCCCATCACTAGTTTCAGTCCATTCTATATTATTGAAAACAGAAAGTGCAGCTCTCCTAATTATAGTATCACGGAGGCTTGCAGCAACCCTTCTTGCAGTGCAGTCAGGGCTCTGCCCCCAACCACCCCAACTGTCTCCCACTTTCTGACTCATTTCAGGCAATGCAGCTTCTGATC harbors:
- the STMN3 gene encoding stathmin-3, translated to MASTMSAYKEKMKELSVLSLICSCFYTQPHPNTIYQYGDMEVKQLDKRASGQSFEVILKSPSDLSPESPVLSSPPKKKDTSLEELQKRLEAAEERRKTQEAQVLKQLAERREHEREVLHKALEENSNFSRQAEEKLNHKMELSRELREAHLAALRERLREKELHAAEVRRNKEQREEMSG